The following are encoded in a window of Thermogemmatispora onikobensis genomic DNA:
- a CDS encoding cytochrome c oxidase assembly protein, with amino-acid sequence MQAIIPLLDLVNLPALVVALLLCLGYLPPLWRELRQPQPPPEERPGQARWRLLAFLIAIVAMLVVLATSIDRLARNQLFLMHMLQVIVLSTICAPLLLLALPTALARQLRAGEGREQSRWSALLCWLTRPFPASILYNGFFLLWHLPPLYLAISEQALLYDLALVILLPLACLNWWPLLGPVDEKQRLSYPAQMLYAFLDGQPIDIFAFLLVFSGTIFYPIYAWQPHPLMAPLSDQEAAGAMLLVPGLVDLIVMTPLFFRWLAALEERARIHDQQLQQVLEAEAEEHKQALSQEQQTTPTPGSPSSE; translated from the coding sequence ATGCAAGCGATCATTCCCCTGCTCGACCTGGTCAACCTGCCCGCGCTCGTTGTGGCGCTGCTGCTCTGCCTGGGTTACCTGCCACCTCTCTGGCGAGAGCTGCGGCAGCCCCAACCCCCACCTGAAGAGCGCCCCGGCCAGGCGCGCTGGCGCCTGCTGGCCTTCCTCATCGCCATTGTCGCCATGCTCGTGGTCCTGGCGACTTCCATCGATCGCCTGGCCCGGAACCAGCTCTTTCTCATGCATATGCTGCAGGTGATCGTCCTGAGCACCATCTGTGCCCCTCTCCTCTTGCTCGCGCTGCCGACTGCCCTGGCCAGGCAGCTCCGGGCGGGAGAGGGTCGGGAGCAGAGCCGTTGGTCTGCTCTGCTTTGCTGGCTGACACGTCCCTTCCCTGCCTCTATCCTCTATAACGGCTTCTTCCTTCTCTGGCATCTGCCGCCGCTCTACCTCGCGATCAGCGAGCAAGCTCTGCTCTATGATCTCGCCCTGGTGATCCTCCTGCCGCTAGCCTGCCTCAACTGGTGGCCGCTGCTCGGTCCCGTAGACGAAAAGCAGCGTCTCAGCTACCCGGCCCAGATGCTCTACGCCTTTCTCGATGGGCAACCGATTGACATCTTTGCCTTCCTGCTGGTCTTCTCGGGGACCATCTTCTACCCCATCTATGCCTGGCAGCCGCATCCGCTCATGGCCCCGCTCAGCGACCAGGAGGCTGCCGGGGCCATGTTGCTCGTGCCGGGCCTCGTTGACCTGATCGTCATGACCCCTCTCTTCTTTCGCTGGCTGGCGGCCCTTGAAGAGAGGGCCAGGATACATGATCAGCAGCTACAACAGGTATTGGAGGCGGAGGCGGAAGAGCACAAGCAAGCGTTGTCACAAGAGCAGCAAACAACGCCTACGCCTGGCTCGCCATCCTCGGAGTGA
- the thiL gene encoding thiamine-phosphate kinase, with the protein MSAASWSEFELIARLTAGLPSGEEVVVGVGDDCAVLDLGGPRLLLLTCDSQVEGVHFTLRTSSPEEVGRKALAINLSDIAAMGGEPRYALVSLHVPRHCSLAVLEGLYAGLRQEATAAQTLIVGGNVSGTGAAETLAIDITLLGESERGRVLTRSGARVGDIIFVTGSPGDSAAGLYSLFEPDHPYPPTACERLRAAHRVPKPRLAEGRLLSQFGPQIVTALIDVSDGLSGDLGHLCERSGVGACIEVARLPISAELQALAATLGRDPLAWVLHGGEDYELLFTVAPGYEEAVQARFAAAGAAPITPIGQVTEAASGLRLRWPDGREEPLPVQSWDHFASPGQH; encoded by the coding sequence ATGTCCGCTGCGTCCTGGAGCGAATTTGAGTTGATTGCCCGTCTGACTGCCGGTCTACCCTCGGGCGAGGAGGTGGTCGTTGGTGTTGGAGACGATTGCGCCGTCCTCGATCTTGGCGGCCCGCGCCTCTTGTTGTTGACCTGCGATAGCCAGGTCGAGGGAGTGCATTTTACGCTGCGCACCTCCTCGCCGGAGGAGGTTGGGCGGAAGGCCCTGGCCATCAATCTCAGCGATATCGCGGCAATGGGTGGTGAGCCGCGTTACGCCCTGGTCTCTCTGCATGTGCCGCGCCACTGCTCGCTGGCGGTCCTGGAGGGCCTCTATGCCGGCCTGCGCCAGGAGGCGACTGCCGCCCAGACCTTGATTGTCGGTGGCAACGTCAGCGGCACCGGGGCCGCGGAGACGCTGGCGATCGATATCACTTTGCTTGGAGAGAGCGAGCGCGGGCGGGTACTGACGCGCTCCGGCGCCCGCGTTGGCGATATCATCTTCGTGACTGGTTCGCCAGGGGATTCGGCGGCTGGCCTCTACTCGCTGTTTGAGCCGGACCATCCTTATCCTCCGACAGCCTGCGAGCGGCTGCGCGCCGCCCATCGCGTGCCAAAACCTCGACTGGCCGAGGGACGTCTGTTGAGTCAGTTTGGCCCCCAGATTGTGACGGCCCTCATTGATGTGAGCGATGGTCTGAGTGGCGATCTGGGCCATCTTTGTGAGCGCAGCGGCGTGGGAGCCTGCATCGAGGTAGCGCGCCTGCCCATCTCAGCGGAGCTGCAAGCTCTGGCCGCGACCCTGGGACGGGACCCGCTCGCCTGGGTACTGCATGGCGGCGAGGACTATGAGCTGCTCTTTACGGTCGCGCCTGGCTACGAGGAGGCTGTCCAGGCTCGCTTCGCCGCGGCGGGCGCGGCTCCCATCACCCCCATCGGCCAGGTTACGGAGGCAGCGAGCGGCCTCCGCCTGCGCTGGCCGGATGGGCGCGAGGAGCCGCTGCCAGTGCAGAGCTGGGATCACTTCGCCTCACCCGGCCAGCACTAG
- the thiE gene encoding thiamine phosphate synthase produces the protein MTELLPCGWAREALIPRLALHVLTDRQWSRGRDMLTVVAAALAGGATIIQLRDKQATTHTLVEEGLALRELTRRHGALLIVNDRVDVALAVDADGAHVGQDDMPAALARKLLGPGRILGVSAGNLEEAAQAVAGGADYLGVGPIYATRGKADAGPATGPELLRAISARYRVPLVAIGGITAANTPEVIAAGACGVAVITAVVAAEDITAAARAIAEQVRSGQRGLRRA, from the coding sequence CTGACCGATCGCCAGTGGTCGCGGGGGCGTGACATGCTGACCGTGGTCGCGGCGGCCCTGGCTGGTGGGGCCACGATTATCCAACTGCGCGATAAACAGGCAACCACCCACACTCTGGTTGAGGAGGGCCTGGCGCTGCGCGAGCTAACCCGTCGTCACGGGGCCTTGCTGATTGTCAACGACCGTGTTGATGTGGCTCTGGCGGTCGATGCCGACGGCGCTCATGTGGGGCAGGATGACATGCCTGCCGCCCTGGCGCGCAAGTTGCTCGGCCCTGGGCGCATCCTCGGTGTCTCGGCGGGCAATCTAGAAGAGGCTGCGCAAGCGGTAGCGGGAGGAGCGGACTATCTGGGCGTGGGTCCGATCTATGCAACGCGCGGCAAGGCTGATGCCGGCCCGGCCACTGGCCCCGAGCTGCTGCGAGCGATCAGCGCCCGCTATCGAGTGCCCCTGGTTGCCATTGGCGGAATCACGGCAGCCAACACTCCAGAGGTCATAGCGGCGGGCGCCTGTGGCGTCGCCGTGATCACTGCCGTTGTCGCCGCTGAGGACATCACCGCTGCCGCGCGGGCTATCGCCGAGCAGGTCAGGTCAGGACAGCGCGGGCTGCGGAGGGCCTGA